A single region of the Hippoglossus hippoglossus isolate fHipHip1 chromosome 17, fHipHip1.pri, whole genome shotgun sequence genome encodes:
- the prtfdc1b gene encoding phosphoribosyltransferase domain-containing protein 1b: protein MADLSVQSDGGSGGIVISDDWPGYSLDLFSYPAHYSGDLDCVIIPHGVIMDRTERLARNIMDDLGDHDTVVLCVLKGGYQFCADLVNRITALSRNSNRTIPMRVHFIRLKSYLNDQSTEDLQIVGAEDLSFLAGKNVLIVEAIVGTGKTMKTLLEHVGAFRPKLIKVAGLLVKRMPFNSACLPDYVGFEIPNRFVVGYALDYNEYFRDLNHICVISESGKMKYKI from the exons ATGGCAGACCTCTCTGTCCAATCCGACGGAGGAAGCGGCGGGATCGTG ATTAGCGATGACTGGCCAGGCTACAGTTTAGACCTCTTCAGCTATCCGGCTCACTACTCCGGAGATTTAGACTGTGTCATCATTCCACATGGCGTCATTATGGACAG GACAGAACGCCTCGCTCGAAACATCATGGACGACCTGGGAGACCATGACACCGTGGTGCTGTGTGTGCTCAAAGGAGGCTACCAGTTCTGTGCTGACCTAGTGAACAGGATCACGGCTCTCAGCCGCAACTCCAATCGAACAATCCCAATGAGGGTCCACTTCATCCGACTCAAGAGCTACCTG AATGACCAGTCGACAGAGGATCTTCAAATAGTTGGAGCAGAGGACTTGTCTTTTTTAGCTGGAAAG AACGTACTGATTGTGGAG GCCATCGTAGGCACCGGAAAGACAATGAAAACTCTCCTGGAGCACGTTGGAGCCTTCAGGCCCAAATTGATCAAAGTCGCAGG ATTGCTTGTGAAGAGAATGCCCTTCAACTCAGCATGTCTCCCTGACT ATGTCGGCTTCGAGATTCCCAACCGCTTCGTGGTCGGCTATGCCTTAGACTACAATGAGTATTTTAGAGACCTCAAT CATATCTGCGTGATCAGCGAAAGTGGGAAGATGAAATATAAGATTTGA